The Branchiostoma floridae strain S238N-H82 chromosome 7, Bfl_VNyyK, whole genome shotgun sequence region AGCACCTGAGGCGGCGTTCCTCACAAAGCCGCTCCAAGCTTTTTTCTTGGAATTTTGCCAATCGCAAAGTCTGCAAAACAACAGTCGGCTACAGATAAGGTCAAACATAAACGGGCTTCATTTCCCGCCAACCCGTCCTTCTCCAACAGCCCCGGACGGCGCTCTCTGTTGATTATTTTGATCGCTGGCATCCCTGGCACGATACCGGCCTATTTTAGCTGACGTTCCCCCCAGGCCCAGCCTAGGATATACTACATACAGGCTTGTGGTGCTCCAGATCTCTCGCGCTCTGACATGCGACCCAACCTGATTCTCGTTAGGGACTAGACTTGGGGTTAATTTGGTCCGTGTTTGGCGGGTTTATCACCAAGCCTCCCCCATACGACCCTGACTCAGACAGTTGTCCCGTGCTGGTGGGTGGATAGGGGATCCGGAGGCCCAGAGGAGGGACCGACTACTGACTTGGGTTTGGCTCTCCAACGTACCGCATTGCCGGTATCTATCTCTCACAACGTTGCTGACTATTAAAAACGGCAAGCTTCTTTGACCCATAGTCCACTTCCAAGAATCGCCTGTGAGTTGGTCTGCTGGCTGATCCTCCTCAGGCTATCTCTGAAGACAGCAGTGGATGAAAGAGGTGAGTGTATGTTatcatattactagtatattattaTGTCAGGCGGCTGTTTTCAGTGTTCTCCTAGAGTTTTCAGTATTCTTTtaacgctgtggctattgacacactcagtgtgccaatagccaaacaggctattgacacaccgagatgccagtcagccaatcagagcttgtaacatgcctttccggcattattttacacaagcaatagttgattagacattgtttggaagattagacattggaatctttgaatcttggaatgaatgGACGAATTCAAGTATGCCctagatttggatacctgttaatacagcCTTCATCGTGTATGTTTGGCGTAGCGTAGTGGATCAAACGATGACCCGGGAACTTGTGATAACAGctccgacccggttcgagtccgcgtcggagtttttttcaattttttttttttcaatttttcttgtccctttttaaacatccatttgatataagaatattttatatataaacaacttttaaagtttctgttaacaatatcAACCAAAAATAACTcagaccacaaaacatgtcataatattattttcggccgtgtggttccggcgctatcggcagcgactcggaagaatatttctttcacattaaaaataacggaggtaaaacaacaactaaataacttcgcttccttagtgatataagttttgaggccgaaaattctccaatacggcaggaattcgtcggtaaacacatctgaaaacgtgttcctaaccgatccaacatggctgccatgatcacatgcggtgacagtaaaactagcaccctatatgataccagattccgatgtttaaaattgtgccgtaaacacgtgaaaaagatcgtattttgggttgataatggacacaggatgccatttgtattttcagagtgttgattgtcaaatataatcgtaagatttcctcattttggtggtttctatcactgggtgtgtcaatagcctcgctcttcTTTTAATAGCTGCGTAGACTTGTCTATGTACATGACCAACATTACAACGCATAGAATTTTCGACTGCCGAGATGTGAAGTTGCCAACGCCGAAGTAACAGAAAGGTTACGGGTCCAGGGTTGTGTTGTTATAAACAGTATCCCGGGTATCTGGGTGAGGCCAGGGCCCCTACATACCAACACGCACGCCATCTTGTCGCCTGTCATATCGCAAAAGGGAAAGTCATATGGCGGAGTGTGTCTATTGAACTCCATTGAAACATTGTCTCAGAGGTTAGCTTGTGCGTCCGTTTGGAAAGGGAGCTTTCATGAAGCTTGTGGATTTTGGGATTTAAAATCGTGTCAGAAAAGAGAGGCCATGCGTCTTTGTGCAAACAAGTTATTCGGGGATTATGTTAGTTGACAGACTCCCCTGGAGACATTATTTCTTCCAGATGGGAGGGGGGGCAACCTGCTGTTGGACTCCTTCCTATGATCTCAAAATCTTCAGAAAGTGGTGGGGTGCAGGCAAAATGCTTTTCTTtttccaaagttttttttaaaaaccagaGTACCCCCATTCCCAGGCCCACTCACAGCTTGTTAGGCCGACCCTTTTTAATGTTGGAAAGTGTACAAGGTCCGGATGCCATTAAGTAATAAATCTTAACCATAATGGTTAAACTGAAGTTGGCATCGCATCAAACAGTCTAAACAGCACACTTGGTACAACTTTGTACAGTTGGTACAATTGATAAGTTAGTATTTTACAATAGGTTGTGTATGAAGCTCTGTACTATAGCCAActgaaatgtagaaaaaatagTTGACATTTAACTGCGTCAAACGAAAAGAAAGCAACAGCACGATCAAATGTTGTTGTCAATTCAGTTCAAGTCGGCAACAACGCCTCAGCCTTGAACGATATCCCCATGGCTGTTGAAACTGTTTACCTTGGACTAAACTTGAGTTTGGGGAGTCCCTCCAGATGAGATCCGTAACCCCGCGGGCCGGTAAGtgtttgtgtacatttgtaacagCTGCGTCTGGCAGGGTGTAATTATAGAACACTCAGCCATGTTGGTCCAGCCGTATTTCACAATGTGTGATAGTTCGCACACATGTCGCTAGACGTCGCTTGTACTACTCCTTGTCGCTGATGGTAACCGACTCATCTATAAGTGGCTGTATCCTACCAAGGTGCCACATATATTTCTTAGTATGGACATTGATGCTGATAAACAAGTTCCTTCTCTATCCCAGGTCGCGTTGCACCATGGTCTTCGTGTACAACCGTTATGACGTCAGAGGCCTGGGGATCGCCATCTTGGTGTCGGGCCTGCTGAGTATCGTGTTCGGCGTGGTGGGGCTGTTCTTCGGGGAACATCACATCCACAGCTTCGCCGCGCCCATATGGAGCGGCATCATCGTGAGttcgcttgtttttttttgtttttttgttttgttttgtttataaaaaaaatcagcacaTTTATGAAATGAGATAACAGGTGTTTGTCGCCCTCCCAAGTTGTCACACAGAAGGTGtactcaaataaaaaaaaaatcaatatgcgATGTGCGGGATAGAGAAGTGCAGATGCGACTCGAGCTCTAGAACAAGAAGACCCGGCGAAGGCTATAGCACACAAGCTACAAAATAGTAGATATACTTAGTGAATGTACAAATATTTTACATAATGTACAGCAAAAGTTGAAGGCACTTCCCATGCCCATGAGGCGAAAATAAAGCCAACAGAAATATCGTGGGGATATGTTGTACGACTTCGAGCGTCGACCCGATTTTGTCGAAGATTTGTCCTACATCTTACTTTCTGTGCACTCTCAGGTTGTGGTGACAGGGGCCTTTTGTATCGGAACTGGGAACAAACCGACCAGCAGATGCCTGGTGAGTCTAACTCTGTATATCTTGACATCAGCTAGATGACAATTCTGCTGTCCTAGAGACCTCGACTTCACATAGGTGACGAGTCCGGCTGTTATATAGGTTTTGACATTACCTACGCGATGGTATACGATTGTATTGTATAGGCCTTAAAAACCTAGGTATCAATTCTGTTGTTCCACTGGCCTTGACATCGCCTTGGAGCCAATTCTGTTGTTCTATAGGCACATTACCCAGGTAACGATTAAGTTGTTCTATAGACCTTAACATCGCCTAGGTGACGATTCTGGGATCTGTACGTTTGGCATTGCCATCTCCTATAGATAGCTAGATGaggattttgttattttgttaacctTTAACCCACCAGGTGACGACTCTGCTGTTCTTCGCCGTGCTGAGCCTGATCCTGTGTAGCCTGTGCTGGGTGCTGGCGCTGATCGGGCTGATGAGACGGGAACACTGTACCCACTCCTCGGGGCTGTGTGACGGCGTCACCGTCGCCATGTTCTCCATCACCCTCCTCCTCGGCATCTTCCAGATGATCCTGTGTTTCCTCATCTCCATCATCTGTTGTCTCGGCATCTGTTACGGCGATGCGCGGGAGGTACGTTACAACAGCCGCTCAAATGAAGATTGGCACGTTCtttagtatactagtatgttgacgTTGATGACCAACTTCTTGGTGCAATTTTGTTTCTGTCCGTGCAGCACGGGAAATTATACCAAAGACTGTAAACGTTTTGTACCCTATCCAGTACTACGTACGTCTTTTGCAGAGTAGTTCACTTTCACGTACTTAGTGTTGTTACCAAGCAAAAGTTTTAATATCTAGAGTCAATTTTATACAATTAGTGAGCAATATGGTTATCAATGtaaatttctgtttgtttccaGCACGAGCCGACAGCGTACGAGCGGGAACCCATGGAGCAGCCTGTCTTCGTCGTGGGTACGATCAGTCTACGGTTTCTTGATATTAGTTTTAGAGATGAAAAGTGTCCAAGAATAAAAGCGTTTCCCGACATATCGCAAGGTTTCATTCCCTTTGTCATGGCTACATGAGCACGTAACTGTTAATCTTGTTGAACACCTCGTCGAGTGTCTGATACAACTCTTGTCGTTTCCTCTAGCTACCCAGACTCCTCCAGCTACCCAGAAGCCTTCAGCTACCCAGAAGCCCCCATCCAGCCGGAGTCGCCCAGGTCCCCGGGATGAATATGCAGATGAGCCCCCTCCGGTAGCGAAACGGCCGGAGCGCCCAGCACCCAAGGGACGGTCCCGGGACAGGGGACGGGACAGGGACAGGAGGACACCAGAACGGCGGCCTTAGGGTTACTTTAACCCTTCACATGTTAAGTTCAGGTGTCAGTGAAATACTTTGCGTAGCACAATCACCGGAGCTATCAGGGCTTGTTCCTCGTTCCTAGAGTTGACAATTGAATAGGAATATGTATGTTATAAAGAAGATCTAAATAAGATTACTTTATAAATTTAGAATTCCTTATTCAATATTGTCCTTGTGCGAACCATGACGGCAAGGTTTAggaacaagatttttttccattcataGTGAAAGACATAGCGGTGGTGCACTCAAA contains the following coding sequences:
- the LOC118419911 gene encoding uncharacterized protein LOC118419911, with protein sequence MVFVYNRYDVRGLGIAILVSGLLSIVFGVVGLFFGEHHIHSFAAPIWSGIIVVVTGAFCIGTGNKPTSRCLVTTLLFFAVLSLILCSLCWVLALIGLMRREHCTHSSGLCDGVTVAMFSITLLLGIFQMILCFLISIICCLGICYGDAREHEPTAYEREPMEQPVFVVATQTPPATQKPSATQKPPSSRSRPGPRDEYADEPPPVAKRPERPAPKGRSRDRGRDRDRRTPERRP